One part of the Corallococcus caeni genome encodes these proteins:
- the bufB gene encoding MNIO family bufferin maturase, which yields MPSPRYADRHGLKPLGAGIGLRRDFYEALPRTPRALDWVEIIPENFLTLGGRSQRALDACRERWTLLPHGVGLNIGGPDALDDDYVTRLAALVKRLDAPFFSDHLCYSRLGGVHLHDLLPLPFTEAAVEHVVPRVREVMSRVERPFLLENPSYYAAMPGGTLGEADFLRQVVEAADCGLLLDVNNVWVNARNHGYDPRAFVDALPLERVVQVHLAGHDVGETVLIDTHGDRVCDDVWALYRYTLERTGPVSTLIEWDQAIPSLDAVLDEADLARGVLAEGAR from the coding sequence ATGCCGTCCCCCCGCTATGCAGACCGCCATGGGTTGAAGCCGCTGGGGGCGGGCATCGGGCTGCGCCGAGACTTCTACGAAGCCTTGCCGCGCACGCCGCGCGCGCTGGACTGGGTGGAGATCATCCCGGAGAACTTCCTCACGCTGGGCGGCCGCTCCCAGCGCGCCCTGGACGCGTGCCGCGAGCGCTGGACGCTGCTGCCGCACGGGGTGGGGCTCAACATCGGCGGGCCGGACGCGCTGGATGACGACTACGTCACCCGCCTGGCCGCGCTGGTGAAGCGCCTGGACGCGCCGTTCTTCTCAGACCACCTGTGCTACTCGCGCCTGGGCGGCGTGCACCTGCATGACCTGTTGCCGCTGCCGTTCACGGAGGCCGCGGTGGAGCACGTGGTGCCGCGCGTGCGCGAGGTGATGTCTCGCGTGGAGCGCCCCTTCCTCCTGGAGAACCCCAGCTACTACGCCGCCATGCCGGGCGGCACGCTGGGGGAGGCGGACTTCCTGCGCCAGGTGGTGGAGGCCGCGGACTGCGGCCTGCTGCTGGACGTGAACAACGTCTGGGTCAACGCGAGGAACCACGGCTACGACCCGCGCGCCTTCGTGGACGCGCTGCCCCTGGAGCGCGTGGTGCAGGTGCACCTGGCCGGCCACGACGTGGGGGAGACCGTCCTCATCGACACGCACGGCGACCGCGTCTGCGACGACGTGTGGGCGCTGTACCGCTACACCCTGGAGCGCACCGGCCCCGTGTCCACGCTGATTGAATGGGACCAGGCCATCCCGTCCCTGGACGCCGTGCTGGACGAGGCGGACCTGGCGCGCGGCGTGCTCGCGGAGGGTGCGCGATGA
- a CDS encoding M13 family metallopeptidase, producing MKRLALFAATCVLGAACKTAEPTPEPSQASTPAPVATAAPSTPAPAPEASNVPMAERPMPPGLDAAVMDPSANPCDDFYAYACGGWLKTTEIPAERARWSRGFETVAERNQTVLRDILTKAAEGQGEGTPEEKKLGDYYGACMDEAKLEQSLPTLRTYLAKLNGLKSPQAVAQAVAWLHARNVNALFRVTSDQDQKDATQVIAVVDAGGLGLPDRDYYLKPDVKMREARAAYQAHVQKVFELLGDAPFVASRKATGIVAIETRLANARLPKDETREPEKVYHRLERQGLKQLAPAFQWDTYFAEVGLPAGEALNVTQPKFFSEVSGLVRQQRPSDMGPYLSYHLVKHSQNALPKALRDEFFRFESTVLTGAKADLARWKKCVEATDDALPHALAKPFIARTFGADGKATTLDMVQQIEQSFERNLDTLSWMDAQTKAQALVKVKKITNKIGYPDQWRSYDGLTVKRDSFLDNLLAADAFEQARQLRKVGQPVDRQEWFMSPPTVNAYYNAATNEIVFPAGILQPPFFGRDASAAVNFGAMGMVVGHEITHGFDDEGRQFDADGNLRTWWTPASDKAFRERVSCVKNQYDQYTAVDDVKVNGKLTLGENVADLGGLKLAYAAMEAYLAKHPDQAAKANSYRFTPGQQFFLAHAQSWCSKIRNEAARQRALTDSHSPAFLRVMGPDVNLPQFQQAFSCPAGAKMVAPAANRCEVW from the coding sequence GTGAAGCGACTGGCCCTGTTCGCCGCCACCTGTGTCCTTGGCGCCGCCTGCAAGACGGCGGAGCCCACCCCCGAGCCGTCCCAGGCCTCCACCCCGGCCCCCGTGGCCACCGCCGCACCGTCCACGCCCGCCCCCGCGCCGGAGGCCTCCAACGTGCCCATGGCCGAGCGCCCCATGCCCCCGGGCCTGGACGCTGCGGTGATGGACCCTTCCGCGAACCCCTGTGACGACTTCTACGCCTACGCCTGTGGCGGCTGGCTGAAGACCACGGAGATCCCCGCCGAGCGCGCGCGCTGGAGCCGCGGCTTCGAGACGGTGGCCGAGCGCAACCAGACCGTGCTGCGCGACATCCTCACCAAGGCCGCGGAGGGGCAGGGCGAGGGCACCCCGGAGGAGAAGAAGCTGGGGGACTACTACGGCGCCTGCATGGACGAGGCGAAGCTGGAGCAGTCGCTGCCCACGCTGCGCACCTACCTGGCGAAGCTCAACGGCCTGAAGAGCCCGCAGGCGGTGGCGCAGGCGGTGGCGTGGCTGCACGCGCGCAACGTGAACGCGCTGTTCCGGGTGACGTCGGATCAGGACCAGAAGGACGCCACGCAGGTCATCGCCGTGGTGGACGCGGGCGGCCTGGGCCTGCCGGACCGCGACTACTACCTCAAGCCGGACGTGAAGATGCGCGAGGCGCGCGCCGCCTACCAGGCGCACGTGCAGAAGGTGTTCGAGCTCTTGGGGGACGCGCCCTTCGTCGCCAGCCGCAAGGCCACGGGCATCGTCGCCATCGAGACGCGCCTGGCCAACGCGCGGCTGCCCAAGGACGAGACGCGCGAGCCGGAGAAGGTCTACCACCGCCTGGAGCGCCAGGGCCTGAAGCAGCTGGCCCCCGCCTTCCAGTGGGACACGTACTTCGCGGAGGTGGGGCTGCCCGCCGGTGAAGCGCTCAACGTGACGCAGCCGAAGTTCTTCTCGGAGGTGTCCGGGCTGGTGCGTCAGCAGCGGCCCTCCGACATGGGGCCGTACCTCTCCTACCACCTGGTGAAGCACTCGCAGAACGCGCTGCCCAAGGCACTGCGCGACGAGTTCTTCCGCTTCGAGTCCACGGTGCTCACCGGCGCGAAGGCGGACCTGGCGCGCTGGAAGAAGTGCGTGGAGGCCACCGACGACGCGCTGCCGCACGCGCTGGCCAAGCCCTTCATCGCGCGCACCTTCGGCGCGGACGGCAAGGCCACCACGCTGGACATGGTCCAGCAGATTGAGCAGTCCTTCGAGCGCAACCTGGACACGCTCTCCTGGATGGACGCGCAGACGAAGGCCCAGGCGCTGGTGAAGGTGAAGAAGATCACCAACAAGATCGGCTACCCGGACCAGTGGCGCAGCTACGACGGGCTGACCGTGAAGCGCGACTCGTTCCTGGACAACCTGCTGGCGGCGGACGCGTTCGAGCAGGCGCGCCAGTTGCGCAAGGTGGGCCAGCCGGTGGACCGGCAGGAGTGGTTCATGTCGCCGCCCACGGTGAACGCCTACTACAACGCGGCCACCAACGAGATCGTCTTCCCGGCGGGCATCCTCCAGCCGCCGTTCTTCGGGCGGGACGCGTCCGCGGCGGTGAACTTCGGCGCCATGGGCATGGTGGTGGGCCACGAAATCACCCACGGCTTCGACGACGAGGGCCGCCAGTTCGACGCGGACGGCAACCTGCGCACGTGGTGGACCCCGGCGTCGGACAAGGCCTTCCGCGAGCGCGTGTCGTGCGTGAAGAACCAGTACGACCAGTACACGGCCGTGGACGACGTGAAGGTGAACGGCAAGCTCACCCTGGGGGAGAACGTCGCGGACCTGGGCGGGCTCAAGCTGGCGTACGCGGCCATGGAGGCGTACCTGGCGAAGCACCCGGACCAGGCGGCGAAGGCGAATTCGTACCGGTTCACCCCGGGGCAGCAGTTCTTCCTCGCGCACGCGCAATCGTGGTGCTCGAAGATTCGTAATGAGGCTGCGCGGCAGCGGGCGCTGACGGATTCGCACTCGCCGGCGTTCCTGCGCGTGATGGGGCCGGACGTGAACCTGCCGCAGTTCCAGCAGGCCTTCTCCTGCCCCGCGGGGGCGAAGATGGTGGCCCCGGCTGCGAACCGCTGTGAGGTCTGGTAG
- a CDS encoding PaaI family thioesterase, with the protein MSEQPVNPRTRTVTWRDPREGASAAKTLSGLEYLRAIQRGELPGPPIAELMGFSPVEVEEGRVVFAVKPGEHHYNPIGMVHGGLAATLMDSAMGCAIHTMLPVGAGYTTLELHVNYVKGIAHDTGQLLCRGEVIHLGGRVATAQGRLVDEKGTLYAHGTTTCMVFRPPGSGGKE; encoded by the coding sequence ATGAGCGAGCAGCCCGTGAACCCGCGCACGCGGACGGTGACGTGGAGGGACCCCCGAGAGGGCGCCTCCGCGGCGAAGACGCTGTCGGGCCTGGAGTACCTGCGCGCCATCCAGCGCGGGGAGCTGCCGGGGCCGCCCATCGCGGAGCTGATGGGCTTCTCTCCGGTGGAGGTGGAGGAGGGCCGGGTGGTGTTCGCGGTGAAGCCGGGCGAGCACCACTACAACCCCATCGGCATGGTGCACGGCGGCCTGGCCGCGACGCTGATGGACTCCGCGATGGGGTGCGCCATCCACACGATGCTGCCGGTGGGCGCGGGCTACACGACGCTGGAGCTGCACGTGAACTACGTGAAGGGCATCGCGCACGACACGGGGCAGCTGTTGTGCAGGGGCGAGGTCATCCACCTGGGCGGCCGCGTGGCGACGGCGCAGGGGCGGTTGGTGGATGAGAAGGGCACCCTCTACGCGCACGGCACCACGACGTGCATGGTGTTCCGGCCGCCGGGCTCGGGCGGCAAGGAGTAG
- a CDS encoding helix-turn-helix domain-containing protein translates to MNNDNALNANVGLKLRGLRLQRNIKQADAAKDLGVSPAYLNLIEKGKRVMPFPLLWKALRYFEQDPEQFMSTLGEGRVDEALAKLLDEPLLKSLDIDSESLQSLSAEPKLAGTVAALFNLYKNTRTQLENVLAQLNVEERTRTQGSTSGMGNTPGVRFDYSPFDEVSDFLEKHRNYFPELEEQAEGLRRDFRLEQQLTSSQLIRMLEERFDFKVQIERAASGSSVVRRLDLDARTLTLSPDLTEQPLKFQVAASIGLMVMDREKLVERILGAGRMRHGETERLIKVNLANYFAGALMLPYGEFFKEVQRTRYDVELLSNVFGTTYETVAHRICNLSDPKRQGLPFHFLRADIAGNISKRYSGTGIRFASGGGSCAKWAVHLAFLNPSQITRQYSIMPDGTTYFCFAKVQLQPIEGSIVKGTAYSIGLGTHAENAKYLAYGLPTNDLRKDAIPSGISCRFCERTDCNQRAAASYRFAFAFDEYTKKDCFFSPLLVHEKEKAERNGHPEPDGNGAEGGEKHDSLDRGARRRKVHEN, encoded by the coding sequence ATGAACAACGACAACGCGCTGAACGCGAACGTGGGGCTGAAGCTTCGAGGCCTCCGCTTGCAACGCAACATCAAGCAGGCGGACGCCGCCAAGGACCTGGGCGTTTCGCCCGCGTACCTGAACCTCATCGAGAAGGGCAAGCGCGTGATGCCCTTCCCCCTGCTGTGGAAGGCGCTGCGTTACTTCGAGCAGGACCCCGAGCAGTTCATGTCCACGCTGGGCGAGGGCCGCGTGGACGAGGCCCTGGCGAAGCTGCTCGACGAACCGCTCCTCAAGAGCCTGGACATCGACTCGGAGTCGCTCCAGTCGCTGTCCGCGGAGCCGAAGCTGGCCGGCACCGTCGCCGCGCTGTTCAACCTCTACAAGAACACGCGCACGCAGCTGGAGAACGTGCTCGCGCAGCTCAACGTGGAGGAGCGAACGCGCACGCAGGGCTCCACCTCCGGGATGGGCAACACGCCGGGCGTGCGCTTCGACTACTCGCCCTTCGACGAGGTCAGCGACTTCCTGGAGAAGCACCGCAACTACTTCCCGGAGCTGGAGGAGCAGGCGGAAGGGCTGCGGCGCGACTTCCGCCTGGAGCAGCAGCTCACCAGCAGCCAGCTCATCCGCATGCTGGAGGAGCGCTTCGACTTCAAGGTGCAGATTGAGCGCGCGGCCAGCGGCTCCTCCGTGGTGCGCCGGCTGGACCTGGACGCGCGCACGCTGACGCTGTCGCCGGACCTCACGGAGCAGCCGCTGAAGTTCCAGGTGGCCGCGTCCATTGGCCTCATGGTGATGGACCGCGAGAAGCTGGTGGAGCGCATCCTGGGAGCGGGCCGCATGCGCCACGGGGAGACGGAGCGCCTCATCAAGGTGAACCTGGCGAACTACTTCGCCGGCGCGCTGATGCTGCCCTACGGCGAGTTCTTCAAGGAGGTGCAGCGCACGCGCTACGACGTGGAGCTGCTCTCCAACGTCTTCGGCACCACCTACGAGACGGTGGCCCACCGCATCTGCAACCTGTCCGACCCCAAGCGCCAGGGCCTGCCCTTCCACTTCCTGCGCGCGGACATCGCCGGGAACATCTCCAAGCGCTACAGCGGCACCGGCATCCGCTTCGCCTCCGGCGGCGGCTCCTGCGCGAAGTGGGCGGTGCACCTGGCGTTCCTCAACCCGTCTCAAATCACGCGCCAGTACTCCATCATGCCGGACGGCACGACGTACTTCTGCTTCGCGAAGGTGCAGCTGCAGCCCATTGAGGGCTCCATCGTGAAGGGCACGGCGTACTCCATCGGCCTGGGCACGCACGCGGAGAACGCGAAGTACCTGGCGTACGGCCTGCCCACCAACGACCTGCGCAAGGACGCCATCCCCAGCGGCATCTCCTGCCGCTTCTGCGAGCGCACGGACTGCAACCAGCGCGCGGCGGCCAGCTACCGCTTCGCGTTCGCCTTCGACGAGTACACGAAGAAGGACTGCTTCTTCTCCCCGCTCCTGGTCCACGAGAAGGAGAAGGCCGAGCGCAACGGGCACCCCGAGCCCGATGGCAACGGCGCTGAAGGGGGCGAGAAGCACGATTCGCTGGACAGGGGCGCCCGGCGCCGCAAGGTTCACGAGAACTGA
- a CDS encoding YceI family protein, producing the protein MFRSVLMLAAVLSLSASAAEPAPSDKRFVFNDPNSRDTVMFVLDAPLEVINGLSNKVTGRVEVKGQKASGRFQVPVSSIKTGNETRDGHLQNDRWLDAAKFPDIVFEFKDVALPAPLANAKPVVLKTKGTFTIHGVTREEPVEVTATYLQETAETKNRAAGELLRVRAKFQIPLEAYGIKRTEALVLKVGERADVTVDAWGSTQFKP; encoded by the coding sequence ATGTTCCGCAGCGTCCTGATGCTCGCCGCCGTCCTGTCGCTGTCCGCGTCCGCCGCCGAGCCGGCGCCTTCCGACAAGCGCTTCGTCTTCAATGATCCGAACAGCCGCGACACGGTGATGTTCGTGCTGGACGCGCCGCTGGAGGTCATCAACGGCCTGTCCAACAAGGTGACGGGCCGCGTGGAGGTGAAGGGGCAGAAGGCCAGCGGCCGGTTCCAGGTGCCGGTCAGCTCCATCAAGACGGGCAACGAGACGCGCGACGGCCACCTGCAGAACGACCGCTGGCTGGACGCGGCGAAGTTCCCGGACATCGTCTTCGAGTTCAAGGACGTGGCCCTGCCCGCGCCGCTCGCCAACGCGAAGCCCGTGGTGCTGAAGACGAAGGGCACCTTCACGATTCACGGCGTCACGCGCGAGGAGCCCGTGGAGGTGACGGCCACGTACCTCCAGGAGACGGCCGAGACGAAGAACCGCGCCGCCGGCGAGCTGTTGCGCGTGCGCGCGAAGTTCCAGATTCCCCTGGAGGCCTACGGCATCAAGCGCACCGAGGCGCTGGTGCTGAAGGTGGGCGAGCGGGCCGACGTCACCGTCGACGCCTGGGGCTCCACGCAGTTCAAGCCGTAG
- a CDS encoding GlsB/YeaQ/YmgE family stress response membrane protein, with protein sequence MGICSWLVLGGIAGWLASIIKGTNARMGMFANIVAGIVGAMVGGWVFSFFGGSGVTGFNLYSLLVATVGAVILLSLLQIIRK encoded by the coding sequence ATGGGAATCTGCTCGTGGCTGGTGTTGGGCGGTATCGCGGGCTGGCTGGCCAGCATCATCAAGGGCACCAACGCCCGGATGGGGATGTTCGCCAACATCGTCGCCGGCATCGTCGGCGCGATGGTGGGCGGCTGGGTGTTCAGCTTCTTCGGCGGCAGCGGCGTGACGGGCTTCAACCTGTACTCGCTGCTGGTGGCCACGGTGGGCGCCGTCATCCTGCTGTCGCTGCTACAGATCATCCGCAAATAG
- a CDS encoding HvfC/BufC N-terminal domain-containing protein, with protein sequence MKQSLRHFFDSMDAYLAGPPGAEGLLKLSASHPGWDVDPERMALYGQFVRGHVRSTLEKLFPLTRKAVTPEAWDALVEGYTRTRPARHYELNRLGEGFAPFVADAAAAKGLPPFLPPLARFEWADFAVFASEEVIPEPVERLTPNPTLAVLEQPYQLCAFVRARGADGAPLEGEELALLWRHPERLVTFYMEATPPALLVLKMAVEGLSEEAVAQATGMAAPDVHAQVVRFARDGLVLRPAE encoded by the coding sequence ATGAAACAGTCGCTGCGCCACTTCTTCGACAGCATGGATGCGTACCTCGCGGGCCCGCCGGGCGCGGAGGGCCTGCTCAAGCTGTCCGCGTCGCACCCCGGCTGGGACGTGGATCCGGAGCGCATGGCCCTCTATGGCCAGTTCGTGCGCGGCCACGTGCGCTCCACGCTGGAGAAGCTCTTCCCGCTGACGCGCAAGGCGGTGACGCCGGAGGCGTGGGACGCGCTGGTGGAGGGCTACACCCGCACGCGCCCCGCGCGGCACTACGAGCTCAACCGCCTGGGCGAGGGCTTCGCGCCCTTCGTCGCGGACGCCGCCGCCGCGAAGGGCCTGCCCCCGTTCCTGCCCCCGCTGGCGCGCTTCGAGTGGGCGGACTTCGCGGTGTTCGCCTCCGAGGAGGTCATCCCGGAGCCGGTGGAGCGGCTGACGCCCAACCCCACGCTCGCGGTGCTGGAGCAGCCCTACCAGCTCTGCGCGTTCGTGCGGGCCCGGGGCGCGGACGGCGCTCCCCTGGAAGGGGAGGAGCTGGCGCTGCTCTGGCGCCACCCGGAGCGGCTGGTGACCTTCTACATGGAGGCCACGCCGCCCGCGCTGCTGGTGCTCAAGATGGCGGTGGAGGGCCTGTCCGAAGAGGCCGTCGCCCAGGCCACCGGCATGGCGGCCCCGGACGTCCACGCGCAGGTGGTGCGCTTCGCGAGGGACGGGCTGGTGCTGCGCCCGGCGGAGTGA
- the serC gene encoding 3-phosphoserine/phosphohydroxythreonine transaminase produces MRVINFNAGPAGLPLPALEQARDELLDFHGTGMSVMEHSHRGKDYEGVHDEAVALLTELLGIPATHQVLFLTGGASQQFAQVPMNFLTQGASADYLMTGVWSEKAFDEAKYFGSPRVAATTVLPDKRYLRVPKQGELQLDPQAAYVHLTSNNTIFGSQWHTFPDVGRVPLVADMSSDFLWKPTDVSRFALIYAGAQKNLGPSGVTLIIAAKDFIAKGRKDIPKYFRYATHAENNSLYNTPPTLAIYLVRNVLQWAKGLGGLPALEQRNREKADTLYGAIDRNAGFYRAPVERESRSVMNVVFHLPTEELDAAFVAEAKKAHMVGLKGHRTAGGIRVSMYNAVSPQDVKTLTSFMDHFVKTHG; encoded by the coding sequence ATGCGCGTCATCAACTTCAACGCCGGCCCCGCCGGTCTGCCCCTGCCGGCCCTCGAGCAGGCCCGGGATGAGCTGCTCGACTTCCATGGCACGGGCATGTCCGTCATGGAGCACAGCCACCGGGGCAAGGACTACGAGGGCGTCCACGACGAGGCCGTCGCGCTCCTGACGGAGCTGCTGGGCATCCCCGCCACGCACCAGGTGCTGTTCCTCACCGGCGGCGCGTCCCAGCAGTTCGCGCAGGTGCCCATGAACTTCCTCACCCAGGGCGCCTCCGCCGACTACCTGATGACCGGGGTCTGGAGCGAGAAGGCCTTCGACGAGGCGAAGTACTTCGGCTCGCCGCGCGTCGCGGCCACCACCGTGCTGCCGGACAAGCGCTACCTGCGCGTGCCCAAGCAGGGAGAGCTCCAGCTCGACCCCCAGGCCGCCTATGTGCACCTGACGAGCAACAACACCATCTTCGGCTCGCAATGGCACACCTTCCCGGACGTGGGCCGCGTGCCGCTGGTGGCGGACATGAGCTCGGACTTCCTCTGGAAGCCCACGGACGTGAGCCGCTTCGCGCTCATCTACGCGGGCGCGCAGAAGAACCTGGGCCCCTCCGGCGTCACGCTCATCATCGCCGCGAAGGACTTCATCGCGAAGGGGCGCAAGGACATCCCCAAGTACTTCCGCTACGCGACGCACGCGGAGAACAACTCGCTCTACAACACGCCCCCCACGCTGGCCATCTACCTGGTGCGCAACGTGCTCCAGTGGGCCAAGGGGCTGGGCGGCCTCCCCGCGCTGGAGCAGCGCAACCGCGAGAAGGCGGACACGCTGTACGGCGCCATCGACCGCAACGCGGGCTTCTACCGGGCCCCGGTGGAGCGCGAGTCCCGTTCAGTGATGAACGTCGTCTTCCACCTCCCCACAGAGGAGCTGGATGCGGCCTTTGTCGCGGAGGCGAAGAAGGCCCACATGGTGGGGCTCAAGGGCCACCGCACGGCGGGCGGCATCCGCGTGTCGATGTACAACGCGGTTTCGCCGCAGGACGTCAAGACGCTGACGTCCTTCATGGATCATTTCGTGAAGACGCACGGCTAG
- the fabF gene encoding beta-ketoacyl-ACP synthase II: MGQRRVVVTGMGLISPCGIGVEPSWDALVNGRSGVGPITLFDASGLDCRFAGEVKGFNPEAYIERREVRRMDRFAQFAVAASDMAIEDAGLVITPENADRVAVIVGSGIGGISSLEETHRKALEKGPDRISSFFILQMIINMAPGYISMRHGIKGPSWSTNSACSTSAHAIGEALRGLQRGEFDVAVAGGAEAPISMLGVGGFAAMKALSTRNDAPHAASRPFDKDRDGFVLAEGAGILILEEYEHARARGARILAELTGYGASSDAYHVTSPAPAHEGAQRAMRAALKDARLAPADIGYLNAHGTSTDIGDLLEMEGIAHVFGDAAKTLAISSTKSMTGHMNGAAGAAEAVISILALTRGVLPPTINLEHQDPRIPLDCVPNTARETRVDAVMSNSFGFGGTNVALVFQRAPEAR; the protein is encoded by the coding sequence ATGGGACAGCGGCGCGTCGTCGTGACGGGAATGGGGCTCATCAGCCCGTGTGGCATCGGCGTGGAGCCAAGCTGGGACGCGCTGGTGAACGGCAGGAGCGGCGTGGGGCCCATCACCCTGTTCGACGCCAGCGGCCTGGACTGCCGCTTCGCCGGTGAGGTGAAGGGCTTCAACCCGGAGGCCTACATCGAGCGGCGCGAGGTGCGGCGCATGGACCGCTTCGCGCAGTTCGCGGTGGCCGCGTCGGACATGGCCATCGAGGACGCGGGGCTGGTCATCACGCCGGAGAACGCGGACCGCGTGGCGGTCATCGTCGGCTCCGGCATCGGCGGCATCAGCAGCCTGGAGGAGACCCACCGCAAGGCGCTGGAGAAGGGGCCGGACCGCATCAGCTCCTTCTTCATCCTCCAGATGATCATCAACATGGCGCCCGGCTACATCTCCATGCGCCACGGCATCAAGGGCCCGTCCTGGTCCACCAACTCCGCGTGCTCCACCAGCGCGCACGCCATCGGCGAAGCACTGCGCGGGCTCCAGCGCGGCGAGTTCGACGTGGCGGTGGCGGGCGGCGCGGAGGCCCCCATCTCCATGCTGGGCGTGGGCGGCTTCGCCGCGATGAAGGCCCTGTCCACCCGCAACGACGCGCCCCATGCGGCGAGCCGCCCGTTCGACAAGGACCGCGACGGCTTCGTGCTCGCCGAAGGCGCGGGCATCCTCATCCTGGAGGAGTACGAGCACGCGCGCGCCCGGGGGGCCCGCATCCTCGCGGAGCTCACGGGCTATGGCGCCAGCTCCGACGCCTACCACGTCACCTCACCCGCGCCCGCCCACGAGGGCGCCCAGCGCGCGATGCGGGCCGCGCTCAAGGACGCGCGACTGGCCCCCGCGGACATCGGCTACCTCAACGCCCACGGCACCTCGACGGACATCGGCGACCTCCTGGAGATGGAGGGGATCGCCCACGTGTTCGGTGACGCGGCGAAGACGCTCGCCATCTCCTCGACCAAGTCGATGACGGGCCACATGAACGGCGCGGCCGGCGCGGCCGAGGCCGTCATCAGCATCCTCGCCCTCACCCGCGGCGTGCTGCCCCCCACCATCAACCTGGAGCACCAGGACCCGCGCATCCCGCTGGACTGCGTGCCCAACACCGCCCGCGAGACGCGCGTGGACGCCGTGATGAGCAACTCCTTCGGCTTCGGCGGCACCAACGTCGCCCTCGTCTTCCAGCGGGCCCCGGAGGCGCGTTGA
- a CDS encoding chalcone isomerase family protein: MKKTLTAVLLSLTLAAPVMAKDIAGVKYPDTATVNGKELKLNGVGLRKKAIFKVYTVGLYVETPTQDATALLNADEIKRVRMFMKRDLKKEQITEAIENGFKKNAGANLPKLQDRLNAFKNAIPAEVKEGQELILTYVPGKGTNVHTSDGKSIDVEGKDFADALFSVWLGKDPVDDGLKDGMLGKED, translated from the coding sequence ATGAAGAAGACGCTGACCGCCGTGCTGCTGTCGCTGACCCTCGCCGCGCCTGTCATGGCCAAGGACATCGCCGGCGTGAAGTACCCCGACACCGCCACCGTCAACGGCAAGGAGCTGAAGCTCAACGGCGTCGGCCTGCGCAAGAAGGCCATCTTCAAGGTCTACACGGTGGGCCTCTACGTGGAGACCCCCACGCAGGACGCCACCGCGCTGCTCAACGCGGATGAGATCAAGCGCGTGCGCATGTTCATGAAGCGCGACCTCAAGAAGGAGCAGATCACCGAGGCCATCGAGAACGGCTTCAAGAAGAACGCCGGCGCGAACCTGCCCAAGCTCCAGGACCGGTTGAACGCCTTCAAGAACGCCATCCCCGCGGAGGTGAAGGAGGGCCAGGAACTCATCCTCACCTACGTCCCCGGCAAGGGCACCAACGTGCACACGAGCGACGGCAAGTCCATTGACGTGGAGGGCAAGGACTTCGCGGACGCGCTCTTCTCCGTGTGGCTGGGCAAGGACCCCGTGGACGACGGCCTCAAGGACGGGATGCTCGGCAAGGAAGACTGA
- a CDS encoding TetR/AcrR family transcriptional regulator, protein MRYTAEHKQATHARILAAAEKLFRAEGFSGASVERVMRAAGLTVGGFYAHFASKEALLAESLRAFMTANRTRWLSGLRTSRGPEFLERFARRYLDQYNRATGDTACMMPSLLSDLTRATPEVQAAFGQGLEDLVGEAQAQLPAREGATPRQQMLATVALCFGAMTLARATASQPLAGEILDAARALLLAGAPVDEGAAAPRVPRARSARKKPH, encoded by the coding sequence ATGCGCTACACCGCTGAGCACAAGCAGGCCACGCACGCGCGCATCCTCGCGGCGGCGGAGAAGCTGTTCCGCGCGGAGGGCTTCAGCGGTGCGAGCGTGGAGCGGGTGATGCGGGCCGCGGGCCTGACGGTGGGCGGCTTCTACGCCCACTTCGCCTCCAAGGAGGCGCTGCTCGCGGAGTCGCTGCGCGCCTTCATGACGGCGAACAGGACGCGCTGGCTCTCGGGGCTGCGGACGTCGCGAGGCCCGGAGTTCCTGGAGCGCTTCGCGCGGCGCTACCTGGACCAGTACAACCGGGCCACGGGGGATACGGCCTGCATGATGCCGTCGCTCCTGTCGGACCTGACGCGCGCGACGCCGGAGGTGCAGGCCGCGTTCGGACAGGGACTGGAGGACCTGGTGGGCGAGGCCCAGGCGCAGCTCCCCGCGCGCGAGGGCGCGACGCCCCGGCAGCAGATGCTGGCGACGGTGGCGCTGTGCTTCGGCGCGATGACGCTCGCGCGGGCCACCGCGTCCCAGCCGCTGGCGGGAGAGATCCTCGACGCGGCGCGCGCGCTGCTGCTCGCGGGGGCTCCCGTGGACGAGGGGGCGGCGGCACCCCGCGTGCCCCGGGCCCGCTCCGCACGGAAGAAGCCCCACTGA